The proteins below come from a single Planctomycetaceae bacterium genomic window:
- the arfB gene encoding alternative ribosome rescue aminoacyl-tRNA hydrolase ArfB, with product MLTVTDTIQIPDTEFSFSFARSGGPGGQNVNKVNSKAILHWNVTQSPSLPQAVKERFLERFRRRLTTDGILVLNSQRYRDQGRNVLDCMEKLRALILEAAVTPKKRRPTKPGKGAQQRRLQNKRQQSEKKQSRRRPGVND from the coding sequence ATGCTGACGGTTACCGATACGATTCAGATTCCCGATACGGAATTCAGCTTTTCGTTCGCACGAAGCGGCGGGCCTGGTGGTCAGAATGTCAATAAGGTGAATTCCAAGGCAATCCTGCACTGGAATGTCACGCAAAGTCCGTCGCTGCCACAGGCGGTGAAGGAACGATTTCTGGAACGCTTCCGCCGTCGACTGACAACCGACGGAATCCTGGTGCTGAACAGCCAGCGCTATCGCGACCAGGGCCGCAACGTATTGGATTGCATGGAAAAGCTGCGGGCACTGATATTGGAAGCGGCTGTGACTCCCAAAAAACGCAGGCCGACGAAACCCGGCAAAGGCGCGCAGCAGCGCCGACTTCAAAACAAGCGGCAGCAGTCAGAAAAGAAACAGTCGCGGCGCAGACCGGGCGTCAACGACTGA
- a CDS encoding RDD family protein: protein MAQSEENPFAYDPDRQEPHNPYAAPASMGDVATESGPPLADRLARFAGAFVDGLTMIPGIAIIFYLSFISGAERWFVEDSLVAGFMLDIAGAIIAAAMYLLINGYLLAKRGQTVGKLVVGTRIVDSETNQIIPLGRLFIKRFCTSSCSGSFRLSEGSLYLPMCYLIFRENRRCLHDDFAGTKVIKV from the coding sequence ATGGCTCAATCGGAAGAAAACCCCTTCGCCTATGATCCTGATCGGCAGGAACCACATAATCCCTATGCGGCACCGGCGTCGATGGGTGACGTCGCCACGGAATCCGGACCGCCGCTGGCAGATCGCCTGGCCAGGTTCGCGGGTGCGTTTGTGGATGGACTGACGATGATTCCAGGCATTGCGATCATTTTTTACTTGTCATTCATTTCCGGGGCGGAACGCTGGTTCGTCGAAGATTCCCTTGTTGCCGGCTTTATGCTGGACATCGCCGGTGCCATCATCGCAGCGGCGATGTACCTGCTGATCAATGGTTATCTGCTGGCAAAGCGAGGTCAAACCGTTGGAAAACTGGTGGTCGGCACTCGGATTGTCGATTCGGAGACCAACCAGATCATTCCGCTGGGACGTCTGTTCATCAAGCGGTTTTGTACATCCAGTTGTTCGGGCTCATTCCGTTTGTCGGAGGGTTCATTGTACTTGCCGATGTGCTATCTCATCTTTCGTGAAAACCGTCGGTGCCTGCACGATGACTTTGCCGGCACGAAAGTGATCAAAGTCTGA
- the ychF gene encoding redox-regulated ATPase YchF — translation MDAGIVGLPNVGKSTLFNALTMSAAAQSANYPFCTIEPNEGIVSVPDSRLETITKYIPPQKVIPAVLKLVDIAGIVKGASEGEGLGNKFLSHIREVDAILQVVRCFEDEDVTHVSGSIDPLSDIEIIETELLLADMQTLDNARPKADRAARGGDKDAKLRVSVIDKCIAHVNTEQPLRQLQFPADERRVVRGLGLMTAKPVLYIANVDEDDVAGNGPLVQKVKDYAAKSEAGVVPVCARFEAELAELDDADRLEMLRSAGLTEPALGTVARAAYKTLGLQSYFTAGEKEVRAWTVPIGATAPQAAGVIHSDFERGFIRCEVYSLQDLETYKSEKEIRAAGKLRVEGKEYVMRDGDICHFLFNV, via the coding sequence ATGGACGCCGGTATCGTCGGTCTCCCCAATGTCGGCAAGAGTACGCTGTTTAACGCTCTGACGATGTCGGCTGCGGCTCAAAGTGCGAATTACCCGTTCTGCACCATTGAGCCCAACGAAGGCATCGTCAGCGTTCCCGACAGCCGTCTGGAGACGATCACAAAGTACATTCCTCCGCAGAAGGTCATTCCGGCCGTTTTGAAACTTGTGGACATCGCCGGAATCGTCAAGGGCGCCAGCGAAGGCGAGGGTCTGGGAAACAAGTTCCTGAGCCACATTCGGGAAGTCGACGCGATCCTGCAGGTCGTGCGGTGCTTTGAAGACGAAGACGTGACCCACGTTTCCGGCAGCATCGACCCGCTGTCGGATATTGAAATCATCGAAACCGAACTGCTGCTGGCCGACATGCAGACGCTCGACAACGCCCGTCCCAAAGCCGATCGAGCCGCGCGGGGCGGCGACAAGGATGCAAAACTGCGAGTCTCCGTGATCGACAAGTGCATCGCTCACGTGAATACCGAACAGCCGCTGCGGCAACTGCAGTTTCCCGCCGATGAACGACGCGTCGTCCGCGGACTGGGGCTGATGACGGCCAAGCCGGTCCTGTACATCGCCAACGTCGACGAAGACGATGTCGCCGGCAACGGTCCGCTGGTGCAAAAGGTGAAGGATTACGCCGCGAAGTCGGAAGCCGGCGTGGTGCCCGTCTGCGCCAGGTTCGAAGCCGAACTTGCCGAACTGGATGACGCTGACCGCCTGGAAATGCTGCGGTCCGCCGGCCTGACCGAACCCGCTCTCGGCACCGTTGCCCGAGCCGCCTACAAGACTCTCGGCCTGCAAAGCTACTTTACGGCAGGCGAAAAGGAGGTGCGGGCATGGACGGTTCCCATCGGAGCCACCGCGCCCCAGGCCGCCGGCGTCATCCACAGCGACTTCGAACGAGGCTTTATTCGCTGTGAAGTCTACAGCCTGCAGGATCTGGAAACGTACAAGAGTGAAAAGGAAATCCGGGCCGCCGGAAAGCTGCGTGTCGAAGGCAAAGAATACGTCATGCGCGACGGTGACATCTGCCACTTCCTGTTCAACGTCTGA
- a CDS encoding radical SAM protein, whose amino-acid sequence MKYRDYTFLGTTQSLCPDCLTLVPAKIVTRGERVYFRKNCSQHGAREDFVCSDVNWFDRTDYSLPGKVPVSFGVEPQLGCPFDCGLCTEHEQHTCIGLLEITSSCNLECPMCFAVSGPGGTHLTFDECKAAIDRLVEVEGQPEILQLSGGEPTVHPQFLDIFRYACEQPIDIVMINTNGIRIAKDPRFVEQLAALRHRCEIYLQFDGFDDAGCEVLRGEPLVDVKLRAIEALGSAGLRTTLVCTLQPDINADQMGRMVQFGTARPAITGVSFQPATYSGRYVLPEILERRITFPDVIRGVAAQTEGQWRETDFSPLPCAHPNGHTLAYAYRSGDHVLPLARFVDFENHLDLLSGRITFNRPRAKELISEYLSRQCCGAGGCGESVSLRSAATPRSASDRDISETELSLAADFLQRAMTETLDPEDMFRITTTSFMDAYNFDIRQLMKSCVHHVLPSGHVIPFSAYNVLYRSGHVPLPALNRDPVELIQLPEPVA is encoded by the coding sequence ATGAAGTATCGCGACTACACGTTTCTCGGCACGACGCAGAGTCTCTGCCCGGATTGTCTGACGCTTGTGCCCGCCAAGATCGTGACTCGCGGCGAGCGTGTCTACTTCCGCAAGAACTGCTCTCAGCACGGGGCTCGCGAAGACTTTGTCTGCAGTGACGTCAACTGGTTCGATCGCACCGATTACAGCCTTCCCGGAAAAGTGCCGGTCTCGTTCGGCGTCGAACCGCAGCTCGGCTGCCCCTTCGACTGCGGGCTGTGTACTGAGCACGAACAGCACACCTGCATCGGTCTGCTGGAAATCACATCGAGCTGCAACCTGGAATGTCCGATGTGTTTCGCGGTCAGCGGGCCGGGAGGCACTCACCTGACCTTCGATGAATGCAAAGCGGCGATCGACCGGCTGGTGGAAGTGGAAGGTCAGCCGGAGATCCTGCAGCTTTCCGGCGGCGAACCAACCGTTCATCCGCAGTTCCTGGACATCTTTCGATATGCCTGCGAACAGCCGATCGACATCGTGATGATCAACACGAACGGCATTCGCATCGCCAAAGATCCGCGATTCGTAGAACAACTGGCCGCGCTGCGGCATCGGTGTGAAATCTACCTTCAGTTTGACGGTTTCGACGATGCCGGATGCGAAGTGCTTCGGGGAGAACCGCTGGTCGACGTGAAACTCCGGGCCATCGAAGCTCTGGGATCAGCCGGCTTGAGAACAACCCTGGTCTGTACGCTGCAACCCGACATCAACGCAGACCAGATGGGGCGGATGGTGCAGTTCGGAACGGCTCGCCCGGCAATCACGGGAGTCAGTTTTCAGCCGGCCACGTATTCCGGCCGATATGTGCTGCCCGAAATTCTGGAACGCCGCATCACGTTTCCCGACGTCATCCGCGGCGTCGCGGCGCAGACAGAAGGCCAGTGGCGAGAAACGGATTTTTCACCGCTGCCGTGTGCTCACCCCAACGGCCACACGCTGGCCTATGCCTACCGCAGCGGTGACCACGTGCTGCCGCTGGCTCGCTTTGTTGACTTCGAAAATCACCTGGACCTGCTGTCCGGCCGAATCACCTTCAATCGCCCGCGCGCGAAGGAGCTGATCAGCGAATATCTGTCTCGCCAGTGCTGCGGGGCGGGCGGCTGCGGAGAATCCGTCTCTCTTCGCAGCGCCGCGACCCCGCGTTCCGCTTCAGACCGCGACATCTCCGAAACGGAACTGAGCCTGGCGGCGGACTTTCTTCAGCGAGCCATGACCGAGACACTCGATCCGGAAGATATGTTTCGCATCACGACAACATCGTTCATGGACGCCTACAACTTCGATATTCGCCAACTGATGAAGTCGTGCGTGCATCATGTGCTTCCGTCGGGGCACGTGATTCCGTTTTCGGCGTATAACGTGCTGTATCGAAGTGGTCACGTCCCGCTGCCGGCTCTGAATCGCGACCCGGTGGAACTGATCCAACTGCCGGAGCCTGTCGCGTGA
- a CDS encoding glutamine--tRNA ligase/YqeY domain fusion protein — translation MTEPASTERRDFVRQIIEEDNRTGKWDGRVHTRFPPEPNGYLHIGHAKSICLNFGIAQEYGGLCNLRFDDTNPEKEDTEYVNSIMEDIRWLGFDWEDRLFYASDYFQQIYDWTEQLIRDGKAYVCSLPLEEIRTGRGTPAEPGTDSPYRSRSVEENLDLLRRMKAGEFREGEHVVRAKIDMAHKHMLLRDPIMYRIRHAEHHRTGSDWCIYPTYDWAHGQSDSIEGITHSICTLEFENHRPLYDWYCDALGIHHPQQIEFNRLNLTYTMMSKRRLLQLVNEGHVTGWDDPRMPTLSGLRRRGYTPEAIRKLCAYVGVTKQNAVTDMVVLENHIRDDLNKRADRRMAVLNPLKVVITNYPENQTDELDAVNNPEDESAGSRRVPFGRELFIEQDDFMEDPPKKFFRLGPGREVRLRWAYFITCTDVVKNADGSVAEIHCTYDPETRGGDAPDGRKVKATLHWVSAAHAVDAEVRLYDHLFVKEDPDDVDDESLDWKSNLNPNSLQVVTGKLEPALANPEIGYRCQFERLGYFCVDPDSTNKKPVFNRTVTLKDQWTKQQKKG, via the coding sequence ATGACGGAACCAGCTTCCACCGAACGCCGCGATTTCGTGCGGCAGATTATCGAAGAAGACAATCGCACGGGAAAATGGGACGGGCGTGTTCACACGCGTTTTCCTCCGGAACCCAATGGTTATCTGCACATCGGGCACGCCAAGTCGATCTGCCTGAACTTCGGCATCGCTCAGGAATACGGCGGCCTGTGCAATCTGCGGTTCGACGACACCAACCCCGAAAAGGAAGACACCGAATACGTCAATTCCATCATGGAGGATATCCGCTGGCTGGGTTTCGACTGGGAAGACCGGCTGTTCTACGCGTCCGACTACTTTCAGCAGATCTATGACTGGACGGAACAGCTCATTCGCGACGGGAAAGCCTACGTCTGCAGCCTTCCGCTGGAAGAAATCCGCACCGGTCGGGGAACGCCGGCGGAACCGGGGACCGACAGTCCGTACCGCAGCCGTTCCGTCGAGGAGAATCTGGACCTGCTGCGGCGTATGAAGGCCGGTGAGTTCCGTGAAGGCGAACACGTCGTCCGCGCGAAGATCGACATGGCTCATAAGCACATGCTGCTGCGCGATCCGATCATGTACCGCATTCGCCACGCCGAACATCACCGGACCGGCAGCGACTGGTGCATCTATCCGACCTACGACTGGGCTCACGGGCAGTCGGATTCCATTGAAGGCATCACGCACAGCATCTGCACGCTGGAATTTGAAAACCACCGTCCGCTTTACGACTGGTACTGCGACGCTCTGGGAATCCACCATCCGCAGCAGATCGAATTCAACCGTCTGAATCTGACGTACACCATGATGAGCAAGCGGCGCTTGCTGCAGCTTGTGAACGAAGGCCACGTCACCGGCTGGGACGATCCCCGAATGCCGACGCTCAGCGGATTGCGCCGGCGCGGTTATACGCCGGAGGCCATCCGAAAACTTTGTGCCTACGTCGGTGTGACGAAACAGAACGCCGTTACGGACATGGTCGTGCTGGAAAACCATATTCGCGACGATTTGAACAAGCGCGCCGATCGTCGGATGGCCGTGCTGAATCCGCTGAAAGTTGTGATCACCAACTATCCGGAAAATCAGACGGACGAGCTGGATGCCGTCAACAACCCGGAAGACGAATCCGCAGGTTCGCGTCGGGTGCCGTTCGGCCGCGAGTTATTCATCGAACAGGACGACTTCATGGAAGACCCGCCGAAGAAGTTCTTCAGGCTGGGGCCGGGCCGTGAAGTCCGGCTGCGGTGGGCCTACTTCATCACCTGCACCGATGTCGTGAAGAACGCCGACGGCAGCGTTGCCGAAATTCACTGCACTTACGATCCGGAAACCAGAGGCGGAGACGCTCCGGATGGCCGCAAAGTGAAGGCGACACTGCACTGGGTCAGCGCGGCTCACGCGGTTGACGCCGAAGTGCGGCTGTATGACCACCTGTTCGTGAAGGAAGACCCGGACGATGTCGACGACGAATCGCTCGACTGGAAGAGCAACCTGAATCCGAATTCTCTGCAGGTGGTAACCGGAAAGCTGGAACCGGCGCTCGCAAATCCGGAAATCGGTTATCGCTGCCAGTTCGAACGACTGGGCTACTTCTGCGTCGACCCGGACAGCACGAACAAAAAGCCAGTCTTCAATCGCACGGTGACGCTGAAGGATCAGTGGACGAAGCAGCAAAAGAAGGGCTGA